The Acidobacteriota bacterium nucleotide sequence TTCAGGAGTCGCTCGGTGATTTCTGGTGGTTACGCCGCCAATCCCACAACTGGTATCAGGGCTGGCAATATTACCAGCAGGCCCTCGACTGGTGGGCCAGCTCACCTGAAATTGACGTGGCTCGTGACCGCTACCTGAAGATTGTGTTTCGGATGTCATCACCGGGCTGGGCAGATCAATATTATTATTATGGCTATTATGGTTCGTTGCCGCTGGAAGTTGCCGCCAATGCCCTGGCCATTGCCCAAACCGAAAATGACAAAGCTCACGCCAGTTATTTGCTGGCCGCCACCTATCGCTATCAAGGTGGTCAAATGGACCGTCGGGAACGGGTTCCAGCTTTGTTTGAACAGGCGCTCAAGCCCGGCAAAAGTACCGACTGGTATGACGACGCCTTGTTTGCCTATGCCCAATGGATGAAAGACACCGGGGTGATCACCTGGAGTGAGCAAACCGGCTGGACGCAAAAGCCGGATTTTGTCAAAGCCCTCGAACTCTACCGCCGCTTGACGACCGAATTCCAGGAAGGCGAAACCCGTTTTTTCGACGATGCCCAGGAAGAAATCAAAACCATTACTCAACCCGTGGTGGAAGTTTCTGTCTCAAATATTTTTCTGCCAGAGTCTGAAATTGAATACTCGTTGAGCTGGCGTAACGTCAAACAGATCAATCTGGCGATATATAAAACCAATTTGACCCAGGACGTGGTTTTCAAAGCTGGCGAGCAACAGGTTGACAACTGGCTGGAGACCATTGCGCTTTCGGCCAAAACCAAAGTGAAATCCTGGACCAAAGAAACCGGTGAGAAGGGTGATTACAAGCCCGGCTCCGAAACACTTCGACTGGACGAAAAGCTTCCTGTTGGTGCCTATCTCATCACGGCTGAAGCCGGTGGGCAGAAATCCCGCGAGTTGATCCTGGTGACCAATGCTTCGCTCGTGATCAAAACTTCGCCGACGAAGGTGATTGCCTTCTTGACGGATGCGGCAAATGGGAAACCACTCGGGGGCGCCCAACTGCGCATGTGGGATCAATATTATGAAAACGATGCGTGGCAAAGTCGTGATTATCAGCTCGAAACCGACCAAAACGGGCTGGCCCAAATCAGTCTGGTACCACACACCGACTACAATCACCGAATCTTTGTGGCTGGAAAAAGCCAGGATCATCAGGCATTTTGCGTCGCCTCCGACGAAAACCGAAGTGAATCAGCCAAATGGAAAGTTTATGCCTTTACTGACCGGCCTGCTTATCGGCCCAACGAGACGGTGAACTGGAAATTTCTGGTTCGCAATCAGAGTGATCAAACCTACACCACACCCGCCAATCAGGTCGTCGAGTATGAAATTACCGACCCACGTGGCACCAAAGTCAAAGCCGACAAGGCCACGCTCAATCAGTTTGGCAGTGCCTGGGGAACACTGGACCTGACCGAAACCATGCCGCTTGGGGAATATCGCATCACATTCTGGACCGATGGACGCACCCTCACGATTGGCGCGGCCACGCTCTTTCGAATGGAAGAATACAAACTCCCGGAATTTAAAGTCTCGGTCAGCGCGCCCGAGGAAAATGGACGCAAAAAGACCTTCCGGCTGGGTGATGAAGTCGAAGTCACGATTCAGGCGGAGTATTATTTCGGCGGACCGGTGGCCAATGCGACGGTTCAGGTGGTTGTCTACCAGAAGCCGTTTTACCAGTATTGGCAAGAACCGCGTGAATTTCCGTGGTTTTATGAGGAATCCGATCAGAATTCCTCTCGCCGAAGTTCCGAATATGGAAATGGTCAGACCGTAAAACAAGAAACAATCAAAACTGACCTGAATGGAAAAGCCACGCTTAAATTTGAAACCCCACGCGATAGCGGTCAGGATTTTGAATATCGCGTTGAAGCCCGCGTGACCGATGCTTCGCGGCGTGAAATCATCGGGAGCGATAAAATTCGGGTCACCCGCCAGCGGTACTATGTCTACCCGCGAGCCGATCACTGGATTTATCAACCGCAGGATCGGGTAATGATGAAATTCAAGGCGATTGATGCCAATTCGTCGCCCGTTGAAGCCGAAGGAACCGTGACCATCTGGCGCGAAACGTGGCGTGAAATCTGGGTTGATCCAACCGGACGTGAAGTGACTGGCGATGAGTTGCGCAAGCTGCAAACCGCCGGAACGATGTTCCCGCTCCAGGTTCCAAAGGGTGAAAAACCCTGGAAGCTCAAGGCGCGGGGCTACAAACGCGACGAAGTGCTCAAACAAACCGTCAAAACCAATCCGGAAGGCAACGGTGAACTGATGTTTACCGCCACGCAGGAAGGGTACTACACAATCAACTGGGCGAGCACCGACCAGGACCAGCGTCCGGTGCTGGCTGCCACCCAGATTTGGGTTTCAACGACGGCAAATCAGGACCTGGGTTTCCATCCACAACAGGTTCAAATCATTGTGGATAAAGACACAGCTCAGGTGGGCCGTACGATGCCGGTGTTGCTGACTTCACCTGTGAACGACCGGTATATTTTGTTCACGGTGGAAAGCGAGGAAATTTACAGTCATCAGATTGTTCATGTGACTGGAACTACCCGGCTGGTTGAAGTTCCGATTGATGCCCGACATGTTCCAAACGTGAAAATGACCGCCGTGATGGTCAACGAATATCAGGTGGTCGGTGCCGAAGTTGAACTGGTTGTTCCGCCAACAGAAAACTTCCTGAAAGTGGATGTGAAAGCTGATCGTGAAGAGTATCAGGCCCGTCAGGAAGGCACGTTGACCGTGACGACCCGCGATTCCAGCAATCGGCCTGTTTCAGCCGAAGTGGCGCTTGGCCTGTCGGACGAATCAGTTCTGTACATCCAGAGTGACTATGCCGCTGACCCGCGAGCCTGGTTCTATGGCCGCAAACGCCTGGATTTGGTGAAAGATTTCAATTCATTCCAGCTCAAACCTTATACCAAAGTGCTTCCACCAGAGCCTGCAGATGAGAGCAATCTGTTGATTGATGGAATTGACCAAATTGGATATGGAACTGGAAGTGGAAAGGGGATGGGAACTGGCTCAGGACTTGGTCCAGGTAGGGGAGGAGGATATGGTGGCGGAATTGGCTTTAGCACTGCAGGAGGACAATCAATTAGCTTTGGCTTCGGTGACGCCTCTCGCACCAATGAATTTCGCGGCCAAATGGTGACTGAAGAAAAGCTTTTTAAACGAAAAGCTAATGGAGAACAAGATGCAAGCAAGGGCGACTTGGCCATTTCATTAGATGCAAGACAAACTCAAGAAGAGCCATCAGTTGTGGTGCGCAATGATTTCCGGGCGACAGCATTCTGGCAGCCGGATATCCGAACCGATGCGCAGGGGAAAGCGGTGGTGAAAGTGACTTATCCAGACACGTTGACGTCGTGGAAAGCCGTGGCGCGGGCATTTACCACCAGCACCCAGACCGGCATCGGCGAAATAACAACCCGAACCAAACAACCATTGATCGTGCGGTTGCAAGCACCGCGCTTCTTTGTCGAGCAGGATCTGGCGACGGTTTCTGCCGTCATCAACAACAATACCAGCAAAGACTTGACCGTGATGCCGACCATTACCGCCGAAGGCATTGTGGTTTCGGGCATTGTCGTCAACGGACAGTTTGTCAAAGGCGAGCAAGCGTCCATCAAAGTTCCAGCCAACAGCGAAGCACGGGCTGATTGGGTCGTTTCAGCCCAGGAAAAAGGCACGGCGAAAGTCAAAGTTACGGCCAGAAGCGGTCAACTGGCGGATGCCATGGAGCGAAGCTATCCGATTTTTGAGCACGGGATTGAAAAACTGCTCGCCCGATCTGGAAAACTTCGCGGCGATGGTGTGACGATCAAACTGGAGCTTCCGGTTGAGCGCAAACCCGAAACTACCCGGATGAGCGTCCAGGTGACGCCAAGCATGGCCGTGACGATGCTGGATGCCCTGCCGTACCTGATTGACTATCCGTATGGCTGTACGGAACAGACCATGAGCCGTTTCCTGCCAGCCGTGATAACCGCGAAAACACTCAATGATTTAGGGGTAAAACCAGAATCGGTGATGGGAAAAGTCTTTGGTGGCATTGAACCGGAAACCGCCGATAAAACCCACTCCAGAGCCCCGCAGGATTTGCGCAAACTCGATGACATGACCAGGAAGGGGCTGGAACGGCTCTACGATTTTCAGCATTCAGATGGCGGTTGGGGCTGGTGGAAAGAAGGCAGCAGCGATCACTTTATGACCGCCTATGTGCTCTGGGGAATGGCCGAAGCCCGCAACGCTGGAATTCCAGTCAAGCCTGAGGTGATGGAACGCGCGGCAGAGTTTCTGGATAAAGAAATCGTCGAGGAAGAAACCCATTACGACATGCAGGCATGGATGCTGCATGCACTGTCAGTATATTACAAACCGAAGCAGGGGATTTCTCCGACGGCGTTTCACGCCAAAGCTTTTTCAAACCTGTGGCTCAACCGTGAACGGCTCAACGCCTACACGTTGAGTTTGCTGGCTCTGGCGGCAATCAATTTTGACCATAAACACAAAGCGAGCGTGGTGGCGCAAAATCTGGTGAACGGCGTCAAGCTGGACGCTACGCCCGACGTTGGTGTCCTGGAGCGGAATTCAAACGCTTCGGATGAATCGGTGGTGGGCACCGCGCACTGGGGTTCGGATGGCCTGTACTGGCACTGGTCAGAGAGTCCGGTTGAAACCACGGCGTTTGCCTTGCGGGCGCTGGTGGCAATTGATCCAAACAACAAGCTGGTCGAACAAACCATGAACTGGCTGGTAAAAAACCGGCGCGGCGCCCAGTGGAGCAACACCCGTGATACGGCAATTACCGTGCTGGCACTCAATGATTATCTCAAAGCAACCAAAGAACTTGGAAGCGAAATAAGCTACGAAGTGCTGGTCAATGGCCGGTCAATTGTGACCAAAACCGTTACACCGGAAGACGCTTTGAGTGCGCCGAGCCGGTTTGAGATCAATCCAGAGTTCATCCGCAACGGCCTGAACGACATCAACATTGTGCGCAAATCAGGGAAAGGGCCGCTGTATTTTTCAGCCCAGACCACGTTCTTTAGCACCGAAGACCCGGTGACGCCAGCCGGGAACGAGATGTTTGTCAATCGCGAATACTTCCGACTGGTGGCGCGCCCGACGTTGTTGAAAGGCTATGTCTATGACCGGATTCCGCTCAAAGACGGAGAGTCGTTGACCAGTGGCGACCGGGTGGAAGTCGTGGTCACGATTGAGACCAAAAACGACTATGAATACCTGCTCTTTGAAGACCTGAAACCCGCCGGACTGGAAGCGGTGCAACTCCGGAGCGGAGAACCCCTGTATGCCAGGGAACTCCGGGCCGACGCAATCCAGCCGGAACTGCGTGGGAAAAATCTGCTGGAACACAGTTTGGGATTGTCGAAGTTTGACTACACCAATCGACAGCAATGGGTGTATCAGGAACTCCGAGACCGGAAAGTGGCCATGTTTGTCAGCAAGCTGCCGCAAGGGGTGTGGCAGATCAAGTACGATCTGCGGGCAGAAGTCCCAGGCATTTTCCACGCCTTACCGCTAATGGCACACGCGATGTACGTGCCGGAAATCAAATCAAACAGCACGGAAATTCGACTGACGGTGGACGAACGCAAAGACAAATAAATCCAGGGTTCAGGGTTCAGGGTTCGGGGTTTTGAATTCTAAAAGAGAGCAAGGGCAGTTTTGATTGAGAACCGCCCTTCAACTTTTTTCAGATGTGGAGTGCTGCGGCTTGACGCAGCTTTAGATTTTTTGTTCCTTATCGAAATCAAACCTTGCGCCGTTGAGTACGGCGTTGCCAAAGCGAAAGGAAAATTTGGTTTATGGGAAGTTTCGGCTCCGGCATTTTTGATAATGACTCAGCGCTCGATGTCCGGCGGGATGTGCTTGATTACATTCTCGCCGCCATCAAGGAATTTATTGAAGGCGATGATTTCGGTGTTGAAGACGTTGATTCCACGATGGGGTACATCGCCATGCTGACAGCGGTTCTGGAGACCAGCCAGTGTAGTGAAATCAAACCCGGTGACCCAAGGCTACTGGTTTTTCTCAAAAGCATGGGCCAGGGAGGCGGTCCGACCACTCACGAAGTAACGCGATGGAAGAAAACGATTTTGCAGGTGTACGATGATGAAATTGATGAACTGAGACCAGATCCAGACTACAAAGTGGAGTATCGAGCCAACATCGTGGCGGCATTTTCGAAGCTGGAACAGCAGGTGTGATCTATGAGCCCCCAGTGGAAGCGGCTTGGTTTCATCGTTTTAAAATACCTTTTCTTTTCTGGCGGAGTGCTGAGTCTGATTTTGATAATTGCCGTCTCGTGCTTTCTGCTTTACACCTATGACTATGTCAAAGAATGTGAAGCACGGGGACTTGCACCCTTTGAAGTCAAACCCGCAGACGTAAGTTCTGGTGATGGATGGATATCAGTGACGCCAGCAGGATATAAAGGCGGAATGGGGTTTGCCAGACCCTCAATTGACATGAGTGAGAAAAGCAGAGCGAACCCACTCCTGGCACGCCTGCTCCTTTCATATCCTGGCCCGGAAGTTCGTATATCAACAGCCTGTCAACTTTTGGAGTCCGACGCCCCATTACATCCAGATATTGTCAAAAGGCTCAAACAAATCGTACTGCAGGACCGAAATATCATAGTTCGGCGGGCTGTGCTCTATGCTTTTCATGATCCTTTTGAGTACAAAGAACCCCATTTGGACCTCAATACACAGGAATTGAGCGAACTTCTCAGCGATGGGGATGTGGTTTGTTTTCAAGTACTGGCCGATCTGGTTGGTAATGGAACTTGCCGGTTGCAGTATCGTGGTCAGGCTGAATTGAAAGTCTGTTGTCAGCCATTTCTGGAGAAGTTGGGTTCACACAATCCAGCAGACTGCACGTTGAGTTACGAAGCGCTGGTCAAAATTTTGAACCGACCCAATCTGGCGGAAGAGATCATTCAACCACATTACCCAAATGAAAGATATTTCTCCGGCGCCGCATTCCAATTCTGGTTTTCAGAAAAGAAAACTGATCAAGACAAGGCTCGAAAATTCATTGAAACCATTGTGAACAAAGGATAGCGCGCTGTTATGTCTCAATGTGATCCATATGCCGATGAACTCAAATCCGTCATACAACCAGTTTCAGTCTTTGAACTCGCTCAACCCAAGACCAGAGACGCTGACATTCTCCTGAACCGGTTTGGCGGACGACCATTTCTTGAAAAAGGTACGCCCTGGCCAGTGTGTTCAACGTGTCAACGCGCCCTGGACTTCATTTGCCAGCTTGATGCGTCTGGTGTGTTTGTCACAGAGCGAGAACAAACGGTCTGGTTCTCACTTTTCTATTGCTGGTCGTGCTTTCCCTGGGATACGTCTGAAGGAGATGGCTGGCGTTTAATCATTCATCAGACTCCAAGGGTTGATACGGTCGAATGGTTGGACAACCCACACCAGCAGGAACGACTGACTAAACCAGTTTTGGGTGTCATGCAACCTGCGTTGTGTGCTCCAGACTGGACCGGGCTTGAACACTATTGCCCTCAGTACTTTGCCACTCTTCAGACCAGGTATCAGTTGGAAGAATTGGAAGGAATGGACTGGTTGAATGCCTTGACGGAAGCCACAGATGAATATGTTTCATTGATCAACAAAATCTCTGGCCAGAACTCGTTCCCGCTGGTCGCTGGTTCTGGACAGACAATGGTCGGAGGCTATCCCCAATGGCTCCAGGCCGATTGTGACGAAACACCAACCTGCCCTGACTGTACGGTTCGAATGTCGCTGCTGGCTCAAGTTGCCAGTCTCCGTGAAGCAAGCCTGATGTGGGCTGATGGTGGAACCGCCTATCTGTTTTTCTGCCCGGCGCATCGTCATCAGGTTTGCTTGCGGATACAATGTCATTAAATCCATCATTTCCGAGTAGTGAATACCATTTCTCAATAAAATACTCACATTAAAAAACAGTTAAATGATTCAATTAGAAGAGTTTAATGAACTTTTGGTTGCTAGCTACTAACTGCTGACTACTGACTACAAACTGGTTTTATTTCAACAGGTGAACTCGCAAAAACCGCAGGATTTGCTGGATGATCTCCCTGGTCTCAGGGCTATCGTGAAGCAAATCAAAGGCATGCGGGGCTTCTGGGTGATTGATCAGAGAAACCGGCAGGTTGCACCGTAAAGCGTCAACCAGAAACCGGTCAAGTGTGTCGTTCAGGTGCGGACACTGGTCCTGACCGGCTCTGGCAAAGAACAACGGTGTTGTCCGTGGCAGGTCCGCCGTTGACTTTCCCTGGCCTGGATTGGCAAAACCAAACATCCGGGAAACATCAGCCACGTGTGTGGAGTTGTCCAGGTCAAGAGTGTATCCGTAGCAGAATGCAGCACACCGCACGTCTTGAAAGTCAGGTTCCATCAGGAGGGCAAGCGCGAGGGGAACATTGCCGGAACTCGCCCAGAGTCCGATCCGGGTGGCATCAATTCCAAGTTCAGGTGCTGATTGCCGCACAAATCGGAGCAGTGTGTGGATATCTGCGACTGGTTCGAGGTTGGTGTAAGTAATTGCAATCATTCCTGAAGCTGCAATCAACTTTCCCCAGGAAACCGAAGACCCCATCTCCTTGAATTTGCACCCAACCAGTTTCTGAAAACCCAAATCAGGGTATCCGGTTACAATGATGACCGCTGGCAATAAATCGCCTGACTGTGCATCCGGCGGAACATAGAGGTCCAGGGTGAGAACATCGTCACCGATTGTATGAAAGGCAAGATCTTGCCGGATTGTGACCCGATCCTGGTCTGGCAATTGAAAGAGTACAAGCTTGCGTGAAATATGATCCTGGGGTGTGTCTTGACTCATCGGTGTGTCCTTTTCACATTGAGATTAAGAGCGACGAAACACCCGAATGGCCTCAATCGAATTCGATAGTTCTGAAAGCTTGACCAGCCGTTTGTCGTCATTGAGCGGGTCCATGGCCAGATATTCCTGACCTTCTTTGCCGACAATCAAAACCCAGTGGGGAATCGTCGGCGCCAGCAGAATTTTCACAATCACTGGACGGCGTTTGGCAAGTTCGGCATCAATCACCGCATGGCTGACTTCGGGAATGCCAATCTGGATTTTTCCATTGGTGATTTCTCCGACTTTACTCCAGATCAGATATCCGCGCTCGGTGAAGCCATTCCGATTTTTCAACTGGCCACAGACTTGGGATGGGTCCACTGGATGTCCAAGGGCTGAAAGCCCCATGGCGACACAGGTAATGGTACATCCGACGGCGGCCATACTTTCCTGGCTGCCGCCAATGGTTTGCGAACCCCATTTCGGATCGTGTTGCAGGTAGTAGGGGATCGTGCCAGCCGTGGTCGCCAGTTGCGTCGTTCCGCTTCCGGTACTGACTTGAGGTGTGCCTCCAACCGATGGTATCGGCTTGCTTTCGGCTGGTTGACGGGCAAGCAGAAACGCGCCTCCCACAACCAGGGCGATCAATCCAAACCCGATGCCTGCGAAGAGAAACGCTTTTTTCATACGATTACCTTGGTGCCAGAGCTATTCTGATGTCGCGGCTGATGCCTGGTAGCAGATTTTTCTGACCGTGTCTCCGACCTGGATGCGCCCCGAACGAATCACCCGCGCATTGATTCCTCTCAGATTGAGCTGGCGGCCTTCAGGCGTATTGACCAGTTTGAGTGCTTCGGGGCCAAATCGCTCCGAGAACTTTTTGCATCCGGTATGGGGTTGATCGGTGACGACCAGCAGTGCGTCGCCAATTTCAAGTTGTGTTCCAGCCGGCAGGTTTTCCAGACTCAAATCCAGGTCAATGAAAAGCTGGTCTCCGGCCAGAGCCCAGCGATCTTGACTGCCTGCCAGGAGCGCAATCACGCGGGCATTCATGATGTTGATTTGCGTGTCGGGATGTGGTGAACCATCCGGCGTCCGGGGGCTATGTCGTTGTTTCCAGGTATCGCCGACGAGTCCTTCATTGGTATCAAGTTGACCAGTTTCAAGGACTTCGCGTTCGTCCACGGCAGGACGGCGAACAATCATTCGGAGCGTGCCCCCATCTTTGGGAGATTCACGCATGGCGTCACAGACAATCAGAGTTTGGTCATTCATATTTTTTTAAGGACGGTCTTTTGGATTTGGTTCGAAGTCAGGCGGGTAATCATTTTTGCCAAACCAGGGGCGTTCTCCATGGTTGTTTTTCAAATCTGGACGTGCCCGAAGCCAGTCTTCGGCTGTTTTCCAGGCAATCCGGTATTGCTTTTTTGAGAGCTTTAATTGACCGACAAAATCATCGGGGAAACACCGTAAGCCATCCAACGAATGGCAAATGATAAACCATTTTGCCGCTTGCATTTTGTCGCGTGTGACCCCGGCACCATTCAAGGAGTGGAGTCCCATATTTCCCGCCCCATGTGCGTCCCCAAGCTCGGCTGCCCTTTGGAACCACACAACCGCTTTTTTCTGATCAGGTTTGGTACCTATTCCTTCAGCGTAAGCAATACCCACTTCATTCATTGCGCCAGCGTCACCATCAAATGCTCGTTTCAGAAGCTCAGTAAACTTGCTTGCATCTTCGGTGGTAGACTGAGCAAAAGTGAGGACTGGGATGAAAAACAGCGCCAAAATGGCCAGTCCCACATGGGGAAACGCTTGTTTTAAAACCATAAGGATTCTCCACTATTTCACGAAGACTCGATGCGCCCAGGGCTTTAATTGCATTTGGGTTGTGGTCGGAAATTCGACGGTTTCTCCGCTGAAATAGTCGGTGTATTTCCCCTGATACAGGGTTTCGCTAAAGGTCACGGTTTGCGGTTTATCAGAAAAGTTCATTACGGCAAAGACTTTTTCTTTTTCATTCTGGCGAATAAAGCTAAAGACTTTGGTTGGGACATTGTTGGGGACTTTGATCATGGTCGCGCCCCATTTGCCATTCCACAGGGCGGTGTTCTTTTTCTTGAGCGCGAAGAGCTTTTTATAAAGGTCGCCGAGTGGGTGTTCTTTCCACTCAATCGGATCTTTTTCAAAGAATTTGAGCCGTCGTGGGTTTCCGGCTTCCTGGCCATTGTAAATCAAAGGCAGTCCTTCACCGACAACCGAGAGCACAATCGCGGCTTCGAGGCAATCGCCAAACTGTTCAAACTCAGTGCCTTCCCAGGAATTTTTGTCGTGGTTGCTGACAAACGTCATGCGCATGCTGTTGGGAGGAAACGAACTTTCATTCCAGGAATAGTAAATGAAGAGCGCATTGACATCAGCCTGACCTTTGGCGATTTTGTGCATGGTTTCGTTCCAGCTCCAGGCGTAGGTCATATCAAACGCTCTGGCATGCAGGTCGCGTGATTCCCATTCGGCGAGCATAAACACCGGTTTGATAAGATCCAGTTCGCGTCGGACATTGTCCCAGAAATCAACCGGGACAAAGCCAGCGACGTCACACCGATAGCCGTCAATATCGGCTTCTTTGACCCAGTATTTCATGGCGTCGGTCATGTACTTGCGCAGTCCCTCTTTCTGGTAATCGAGGTCAATGATGTCATCCCAGTCCCACCACGGCGTTGGGCGGAGGTCACCTTTCCAGTCGCGTTCGTACCAGTCAGGATGTTCTTTGACCAGGACATTGTCCCAGGCCGTATGATTGGCGACCCAATCGAGGATGACGTACATTCCCAGCCCGTGCGCCGTTTTCACAAAGTGTTTGAGATCATCAAGCGTCCCAAACTCGTGGTTCACGCTGTAGTAATCTTTGACCGAATAGGGACTCCCAAGTGTGCCCTTGCGATTCTTGACCCCAATTTCATGAACTGGCATCAGCCAGACAATGTCTACCCCAAGTGCTTTCAATCGCGGAAGTTGTTTTTCAGCCGCCCGGAATGTGCCTTCCTGGGAAAATTGCCGGGTGTTGAGCTGATAGATGGTGGCGTTCTTGCTCCATTCCGGGTGCTTGAGCGTCACATAGGGTGTGGGTGTATATGGATTGTGTTTCTTTTGGGCGAGTGTTGAATCTGTACTGGCAAAGATTGAAAGGCAGAGGGTGATGAGCCAGGAAACTGTTTTGCGCATGAACCGGGCCTCCTGTCGTGAGGTGGGGTTTGGAGATTGAGAAGTTATTTGGAGTCAAAAAGATGACTGTGAAAAATCATTGATCAGTTTTTCTTTCAGCAACAGGGGTTGAAGTATTTCAGGGCGTTTTCGATTTTTCCAATTCTCCATCAATGATGACTTTGTCAGTCAGGAATCGGTAACTCTTTAAAAGCTCTTTGAGAGCCGAAGACGTTTTCTCGTAGGCTTTCTTGCTCGATGCTGAGTAAGACAGCATTACCACCACTTTGCTTTCTTCGATAAAAGCCACCTGTTCAATCCGGCCTTGTTTGGAATTTTCAAAATGCCAGATTCTGACCGGTGCTCCATCGGCTGTTTTCTCCTTTCCGATTTCTCGGGCAATACCATTGCCGCTCGCTTCTCGAAAACCAGCCACATCATCGTCAATGATTTGCTCAAACGAGCGGTGTTCCTCTTCCTTCGACGCAACTGAGGCATACATCACGGCGGAAGCATTCGGCCAGGATTCACCGACTGGATAGAACACCGCGTGTAATCCATCGGGAACGCCAGCCTGATTATCGAGTACCCATCCGTCAGGGGCCGTAATGGCAAACGTGTGGTCATACCCGTAGACAATCCCGGTTTTTAAAGGTTCTTCAGATTTTTTGTTCTGGGAAAATGCACTGTGCGATGTGGCCAGAATCCCTGACCCAAGGAGTAACATGATCAGAAGCGTACGCATAGTTTCCTCTTTTGGCAGTAAGTTGATCTCAGGAGTGATTTCCCCAGATTGCTATTTGGAAGTAT carries:
- a CDS encoding alpha-2-macroglobulin; protein product: MKRAKNIVLLLVVLIGVGCLFVKLSTHAQQTDYERQYQTLKAQAEKLYQEKSYALANAEYAKINPALLPLAESRWVQFRLADTLWRSQAATETADISQFDRAQRQLDTLVRDIQRSEDRDLVWVEVQESLGDFWWLRRQSHNWYQGWQYYQQALDWWASSPEIDVARDRYLKIVFRMSSPGWADQYYYYGYYGSLPLEVAANALAIAQTENDKAHASYLLAATYRYQGGQMDRRERVPALFEQALKPGKSTDWYDDALFAYAQWMKDTGVITWSEQTGWTQKPDFVKALELYRRLTTEFQEGETRFFDDAQEEIKTITQPVVEVSVSNIFLPESEIEYSLSWRNVKQINLAIYKTNLTQDVVFKAGEQQVDNWLETIALSAKTKVKSWTKETGEKGDYKPGSETLRLDEKLPVGAYLITAEAGGQKSRELILVTNASLVIKTSPTKVIAFLTDAANGKPLGGAQLRMWDQYYENDAWQSRDYQLETDQNGLAQISLVPHTDYNHRIFVAGKSQDHQAFCVASDENRSESAKWKVYAFTDRPAYRPNETVNWKFLVRNQSDQTYTTPANQVVEYEITDPRGTKVKADKATLNQFGSAWGTLDLTETMPLGEYRITFWTDGRTLTIGAATLFRMEEYKLPEFKVSVSAPEENGRKKTFRLGDEVEVTIQAEYYFGGPVANATVQVVVYQKPFYQYWQEPREFPWFYEESDQNSSRRSSEYGNGQTVKQETIKTDLNGKATLKFETPRDSGQDFEYRVEARVTDASRREIIGSDKIRVTRQRYYVYPRADHWIYQPQDRVMMKFKAIDANSSPVEAEGTVTIWRETWREIWVDPTGREVTGDELRKLQTAGTMFPLQVPKGEKPWKLKARGYKRDEVLKQTVKTNPEGNGELMFTATQEGYYTINWASTDQDQRPVLAATQIWVSTTANQDLGFHPQQVQIIVDKDTAQVGRTMPVLLTSPVNDRYILFTVESEEIYSHQIVHVTGTTRLVEVPIDARHVPNVKMTAVMVNEYQVVGAEVELVVPPTENFLKVDVKADREEYQARQEGTLTVTTRDSSNRPVSAEVALGLSDESVLYIQSDYAADPRAWFYGRKRLDLVKDFNSFQLKPYTKVLPPEPADESNLLIDGIDQIGYGTGSGKGMGTGSGLGPGRGGGYGGGIGFSTAGGQSISFGFGDASRTNEFRGQMVTEEKLFKRKANGEQDASKGDLAISLDARQTQEEPSVVVRNDFRATAFWQPDIRTDAQGKAVVKVTYPDTLTSWKAVARAFTTSTQTGIGEITTRTKQPLIVRLQAPRFFVEQDLATVSAVINNNTSKDLTVMPTITAEGIVVSGIVVNGQFVKGEQASIKVPANSEARADWVVSAQEKGTAKVKVTARSGQLADAMERSYPIFEHGIEKLLARSGKLRGDGVTIKLELPVERKPETTRMSVQVTPSMAVTMLDALPYLIDYPYGCTEQTMSRFLPAVITAKTLNDLGVKPESVMGKVFGGIEPETADKTHSRAPQDLRKLDDMTRKGLERLYDFQHSDGGWGWWKEGSSDHFMTAYVLWGMAEARNAGIPVKPEVMERAAEFLDKEIVEEETHYDMQAWMLHALSVYYKPKQGISPTAFHAKAFSNLWLNRERLNAYTLSLLALAAINFDHKHKASVVAQNLVNGVKLDATPDVGVLERNSNASDESVVGTAHWGSDGLYWHWSESPVETTAFALRALVAIDPNNKLVEQTMNWLVKNRRGAQWSNTRDTAITVLALNDYLKATKELGSEISYEVLVNGRSIVTKTVTPEDALSAPSRFEINPEFIRNGLNDINIVRKSGKGPLYFSAQTTFFSTEDPVTPAGNEMFVNREYFRLVARPTLLKGYVYDRIPLKDGESLTSGDRVEVVVTIETKNDYEYLLFEDLKPAGLEAVQLRSGEPLYARELRADAIQPELRGKNLLEHSLGLSKFDYTNRQQWVYQELRDRKVAMFVSKLPQGVWQIKYDLRAEVPGIFHALPLMAHAMYVPEIKSNSTEIRLTVDERKDK
- a CDS encoding DUF1963 domain-containing protein; this translates as MSQCDPYADELKSVIQPVSVFELAQPKTRDADILLNRFGGRPFLEKGTPWPVCSTCQRALDFICQLDASGVFVTEREQTVWFSLFYCWSCFPWDTSEGDGWRLIIHQTPRVDTVEWLDNPHQQERLTKPVLGVMQPALCAPDWTGLEHYCPQYFATLQTRYQLEELEGMDWLNALTEATDEYVSLINKISGQNSFPLVAGSGQTMVGGYPQWLQADCDETPTCPDCTVRMSLLAQVASLREASLMWADGGTAYLFFCPAHRHQVCLRIQCH
- a CDS encoding alpha/beta hydrolase, with product MSQDTPQDHISRKLVLFQLPDQDRVTIRQDLAFHTIGDDVLTLDLYVPPDAQSGDLLPAVIIVTGYPDLGFQKLVGCKFKEMGSSVSWGKLIAASGMIAITYTNLEPVADIHTLLRFVRQSAPELGIDATRIGLWASSGNVPLALALLMEPDFQDVRCAAFCYGYTLDLDNSTHVADVSRMFGFANPGQGKSTADLPRTTPLFFARAGQDQCPHLNDTLDRFLVDALRCNLPVSLINHPEAPHAFDLLHDSPETREIIQQILRFLRVHLLK
- a CDS encoding C39 family peptidase, whose product is MKKAFLFAGIGFGLIALVVGGAFLLARQPAESKPIPSVGGTPQVSTGSGTTQLATTAGTIPYYLQHDPKWGSQTIGGSQESMAAVGCTITCVAMGLSALGHPVDPSQVCGQLKNRNGFTERGYLIWSKVGEITNGKIQIGIPEVSHAVIDAELAKRRPVIVKILLAPTIPHWVLIVGKEGQEYLAMDPLNDDKRLVKLSELSNSIEAIRVFRRS
- a CDS encoding MOSC domain-containing protein, translated to MNDQTLIVCDAMRESPKDGGTLRMIVRRPAVDEREVLETGQLDTNEGLVGDTWKQRHSPRTPDGSPHPDTQINIMNARVIALLAGSQDRWALAGDQLFIDLDLSLENLPAGTQLEIGDALLVVTDQPHTGCKKFSERFGPEALKLVNTPEGRQLNLRGINARVIRSGRIQVGDTVRKICYQASAATSE